ATTTCCCAAACAAACTACTTTCATCTGACTCCTTGCCAACCTCTCGGTGTTGGATTTAAAGGTAGTGTAATATATCAGTTTTATTGTGGAATTGTCAAGTTGTTTTTGATCAGTTGCTTTTTGATCAGTCTGCTTTACAGTCTTTTTTTAGCTATAGCAGAGTTTCCTCAATACAGTAAAAGAATAACCTCCTCAACAATTATGCACTTAATATTTTTTTGTTTGACATTCTGATTTATTCTGTTAAAATACAATATGAAAAACTTTCAAAATTTGTCAGAGTTCTACTTAAAGCAGCTTCTTAACGATACTATTCCTTTCTGGGAAAAGTACTCTCTTGATAAAAAATACGGAGGGTATTTCACTTGTATTGACCGTAATGGAAGAGTTTACGATACGGACAAATTCATGTGGCTCCAAGGCCGTCAGCTTTGGACGTTCTCAATGCTCTACAATCGCCTTGAAAAACGCGAAAGCTGGTTAAATATTGCAAAATCCGGAGCTGATTTTATACTAAAACACGGGAGAGACAAAAAAGGCAACTGGTATTTCTCCTTGAACCAAAAAGGAACACCTCTCACTCATCCTTACAATATATTCTCGGATTGCTTTGCTTGCATGGGACTGGCACAGTATTCAATGGCAGCCGGGGATAAGAAAGCTGAAAGGGTTGCTCTTGAGACGTTTTATAATATTTTAAAGAAACGGGGAAATCCGGCAGGACAATATTCAAAAGCTTACCCCGGCACAAGACCCCTTATGTCTTTTGCGATACCAATGATATTAAGCAATCTGGTGCTTGAACTTGAACCGTTACTTGATGAAAAACTTGTGGAAAGATCGATTGACGATGCCATAGACAATGTAATGAATATTTTTTATGACAAAAAAACAGGTCTGGTTTTTGAGTATGTTTCACCGGACGGTTCTCATTCAGACTCTTACAAAGGCCGCCTTATTAATCCCGGACATACGATTGAAGCAATGTGGTTTATGATGGACCTTTTCGAAAGAAGAAACGACCAAAAGAATATTGAAAAAGCCTGCGATATCGCGATGCGCACCCTGAAATTCGGCTGGGACAAAGAATTCGGCGGAATATATTATTTCATGGATGTAAAAGGAAACCCTGTAGAACAGCTTGAGTGGGACCAAAAACTCTGGTGGGTACACCTTGAAGCTCTGATAACATTAATCAAAGGTTACCGTCTTACCGGCAGAAAAGACATGCTAAAGTGGTTCGAAATAATCCACAACTACAGCTGGAAACACTTCCACGACGAAAAATACGGTGAATGGTACGGTTATTTAAACC
The sequence above is a segment of the Candidatus Firestonebacteria bacterium RIFOXYD2_FULL_39_29 genome. Coding sequences within it:
- a CDS encoding N-acylglucosamine 2-epimerase, whose translation is MKNFQNLSEFYLKQLLNDTIPFWEKYSLDKKYGGYFTCIDRNGRVYDTDKFMWLQGRQLWTFSMLYNRLEKRESWLNIAKSGADFILKHGRDKKGNWYFSLNQKGTPLTHPYNIFSDCFACMGLAQYSMAAGDKKAERVALETFYNILKKRGNPAGQYSKAYPGTRPLMSFAIPMILSNLVLELEPLLDEKLVERSIDDAIDNVMNIFYDKKTGLVFEYVSPDGSHSDSYKGRLINPGHTIEAMWFMMDLFERRNDQKNIEKACDIAMRTLKFGWDKEFGGIYYFMDVKGNPVEQLEWDQKLWWVHLEALITLIKGYRLTGRKDMLKWFEIIHNYSWKHFHDEKYGEWYGYLNRRGEVLLPLKGGKWKGCYHLPRAQLVISKELERLA